The following are from one region of the Cloacibacterium sp. TD35 genome:
- a CDS encoding ribokinase has protein sequence MKVSAEQPKIIVVGSSSIDLVLNTSFHPEPNETVIAQKSETFFGGKGANQAVGTARLGASVYFVGCVGMDPYGQQILRNLVDENVNVGFVHEEVNHATGTAYVTACKGQNAIVVVPSANYSLLPEHLDNPEKFFSTVDLVLTQLEIPMNVVEKTYELAKNYNKKLGIYASPAVRISEEILEYASFIVAKSNELSIVFGEESREKILRKYPNKLFVRDDANSTIYYNGSEMKYHRNDPEDMPNKMGMGDAFTSGFSIALCHGNDVDDCVKFGNDVSLKVAQKRGSQTGLPRLSDFGL, from the coding sequence ATGAAAGTAAGCGCAGAACAGCCCAAAATTATAGTGGTAGGAAGTTCTTCTATCGATTTAGTTCTCAATACATCTTTTCATCCTGAACCAAATGAAACGGTAATTGCCCAAAAATCTGAAACTTTTTTTGGAGGAAAAGGAGCAAATCAAGCAGTAGGAACAGCTAGATTAGGAGCAAGTGTATATTTTGTGGGTTGTGTAGGAATGGATCCTTACGGTCAGCAGATTCTTAGAAATTTGGTAGATGAAAATGTAAATGTAGGATTTGTGCATGAAGAGGTAAACCATGCTACAGGAACAGCTTACGTTACTGCTTGCAAAGGGCAAAATGCCATCGTAGTTGTACCTTCAGCTAATTATTCATTGCTTCCAGAACATTTAGACAATCCCGAGAAGTTTTTTTCTACGGTAGATTTAGTACTTACCCAATTAGAAATTCCAATGAATGTGGTAGAAAAAACATATGAATTGGCTAAAAATTACAATAAAAAATTAGGAATTTATGCTTCTCCGGCTGTTAGAATTTCAGAAGAAATTTTAGAATATGCTTCTTTTATTGTGGCAAAAAGCAATGAACTTTCTATCGTTTTTGGTGAAGAATCCCGAGAAAAAATTCTGAGAAAATACCCAAATAAACTTTTTGTAAGAGATGATGCCAATTCTACCATTTATTATAATGGTTCAGAAATGAAGTATCACAGAAATGACCCAGAAGACATGCCAAATAAAATGGGAATGGGAGATGCTTTTACTTCTGGCTTTTCCATCGCTTTATGTCATGGGAATGATGTTGATGATTGTGTAAAATTCGGGAATGATGTCTCATTAAAAGTGGCACAAAAAAGAGGTTCACAAACTGGTTTGCCAAGATTAAGTGATTTCGGTTTGTAG
- a CDS encoding DUF4241 domain-containing protein yields MSHLENISKLFSKNFVENPMLETFEVGKIHLPSGKLVACDPLITHDMKEFVIHFPVGDFPVFVHKERDSNCIAYVEVVFQNEEVESFKMATTEGQHIEDLKEEEVFGYPVESGMGCFMDAETQDALNHLENRLFHRKGADFMGIYEEFFHSYFFDENGAIDQFAFLKPDEEKPGNIFAFETGYGEGFYASYIGFGAENQPVKIITEFIEIKSE; encoded by the coding sequence ATGTCACACCTAGAAAACATATCAAAACTTTTTTCTAAAAATTTTGTAGAAAATCCCATGCTAGAAACATTCGAGGTAGGGAAAATTCATCTTCCTAGCGGAAAGTTAGTAGCTTGTGACCCATTGATTACTCATGATATGAAGGAATTTGTGATTCATTTTCCTGTAGGTGATTTTCCTGTTTTTGTACACAAAGAAAGAGACAGCAATTGTATTGCTTATGTAGAAGTAGTGTTCCAAAATGAGGAAGTAGAATCCTTTAAAATGGCAACTACAGAAGGTCAGCATATTGAAGATTTAAAAGAGGAAGAAGTTTTCGGGTATCCTGTAGAATCTGGAATGGGTTGTTTTATGGATGCAGAAACACAAGATGCTCTTAACCATCTCGAAAATAGATTGTTTCATAGAAAAGGAGCAGACTTCATGGGGATTTACGAAGAGTTTTTTCATAGTTATTTTTTCGATGAAAATGGAGCGATTGATCAGTTTGCTTTCTTAAAACCAGACGAAGAAAAGCCAGGGAATATTTTTGCTTTTGAAACAGGATACGGAGAGGGTTTCTATGCGAGCTATATTGGTTTTGGAGCAGAAAATCAACCAGTTAAAATTATAACAGAGTTTATTGAAATAAAATCTGAATAA